A stretch of DNA from Mucilaginibacter daejeonensis:
GGCGGCCGAAAGCGTGAATTTCTTTTGATACTCGATCGAGTAACGGCGCACGTTCTTGGATTCTTCAAGGTAGCGGTCGGCCATGGTCTTGAGCGAGTTCTGCACCGATTGTGCCTCACTGTATGCGGTGGATAAGGCCCGGTCAAGTTCGTCGGGTTTGAGCGCCTTATCTTTCTTAACATCAGTAGGCTTGAGGTCCTTGCCGGGTTTCACCGGGACGATATAGTATTTAAGGTATGGCGTCAGGATATTGAGGTTGGCCGCCGAGGCATTGTTCACGGCCTTGATCACCGAGTCCTGCGAAAGCGTGAGCTGCTTCAGGTTCATCATCTGAATGGTATTACGCCATTCGTTGGCATCGGTACGCTTCATGGTGAATTCCGACATGTCGAACTTTTGCTCAGTGGAAGCGAAGCGTTGCCTGGTGAATTGCTGGCGCGCGTTGTAGCCGTTCTTACCGGGCTGCTCGTTATAGCGTATACCTTGCTTGAGTTTAAGCACCAGGTACTTATCGTCAGGCGTGCGGTACATGATCCCTTCCTTGGCAAATAACACGCTGATGTTGCTGTTCTGCTCGTTACGCTGGTAGATCATGATGCCATGAAGGGTTTGGCCGTCTGGGTCTTTCTTCTGCACGCGTATAGAATACCCCTGGCTTTGAAAGCTATTATTGAAAACGCCCTCGGTGATCAGGAAAGCCGTTTTTTGCTGCCTTACATCATACAACAACGAGTAATATTTGAAGTTGGCTATCGGCAGCATATAATCAGAAAAGATGAACGCGCCGATACTAAGCAGCGTCACCACGATCATCATCGGGTACATGGCCCGACTTAAGGATATACCTGCCGATTTGATGGCCACCAGCTCATAGTTCTCGCCCAGGCTACCATAGGTCATGATGGAGGATAGCAGTACAGAGAGAGGTAGTGCCATGGCCACATTGGTCATGGAGGCATACATCATCAATTCGAGTATGATGTACCACTGGAAACCTTTACCGATCAGGTCGTCGATGTATTTGAATAGAAATAGCATCAACAACACGAACATTACGATGAAAAAGGTTACAACGAATGGCCTGATGAACGACTTGAAAATTAAAAGATGTATCTTTTTCACTAACGCAAAGTTACACAATGTACCCGTTCAACCCAACAGGTGCAAAGCTGGCATGAACTCAACGCAGGTCAAGGTCAGTTTAGTATGATCAGGCATTGTCCTGCACGGATAGGTTAAGCACCCAGCACGCCTACCAGGTAGTCGATCTGGTTATCCCAAATGAGTTTACGTTCGGCAATGGCATCTTCGGTGGCAAAGTCGGTGATGCTGAGGGCAACATCATTGGTCAACTCGTCCTGCACGATCTCCATCTCAAAATAACACTGAGGCTCATCGTCAAGCCACTTAAAACGCACGAACTTGTTCTCTTTCATGCCCAGCAAACGGGCTTTTTGTTCCTCGTCGTCCCAAGTAAAGGTGTAGATCTGATCGCGGAAACTTACTTTATCGGCAAACCACTGTGTGAGGCCGTTAGCCTCGCTTAAAAAACTGAACAGGATACGCGGAGACGAGCGGATCTCGTACTCCAGATTGAACTTCTTCTTATCGGACATAAATGATTTACAGGTGGTTTTGCCTCGTTCGCAGCAAATGTTAACATTTTTTCTAAAGAAAGGTAAATAATCCTATATTTGCAAACCTTTTTGGGACGCCTGTCAAAGCAGGCATAACATCAAGGGATAGTACATTCTTATACGGCGGGGTAGCTCAGATGGTTAGAGCGTAGGATTCATGATTCCGCTTTGTTTGTGCTAAAATGGTTTGAAATGGGCGGATCAGCCCTTTTTTTATGCCTTAAAAATCGAAAAGGCACCACAAGACCACATGTTGATACAGCCGAACTATTAACAAACCGTTAACAAAATGCGACCTTTGAAACAGGGGTGTGGGAAGAAATTTCAACTCAAAAACGTTTTCAAATGGCAACCGCAAAAATCGTGACCTGGGGCCGTAAAGACAAGCACGGCCAGTTTCCTATCGGTACCAAAGTTTCTCAAAATGGTGTTCCCGCTTATCTGTTCGAGGGCAATTCTGTCGCATCACGCGAGATGTGGGATGTATCCAAACAGCAGATCAAAAAGGCGAATCTTCATGCCGCGCGTTTGACAAATTTTCTTACTAAGCGACTCTCTGAGATCAACGGCAAGATCGAGGTGCCTATGATCGTGCCTGAGCAGGCTGGAGATACATGGTCTATGGACTTTATGTGTGATGTGCTGGTAAACAAAAGAAGAGCGTGATCTTTTATTTGTTCTAAAACATTGATCAGGATCTCTCCGCTTAGGATCGCTTGCATAACCGATGATCAGGAGTTATTAAGCGA
This window harbors:
- a CDS encoding LptF/LptG family permease, which encodes MKKIHLLIFKSFIRPFVVTFFIVMFVLLMLFLFKYIDDLIGKGFQWYIILELMMYASMTNVAMALPLSVLLSSIMTYGSLGENYELVAIKSAGISLSRAMYPMMIVVTLLSIGAFIFSDYMLPIANFKYYSLLYDVRQQKTAFLITEGVFNNSFQSQGYSIRVQKKDPDGQTLHGIMIYQRNEQNSNISVLFAKEGIMYRTPDDKYLVLKLKQGIRYNEQPGKNGYNARQQFTRQRFASTEQKFDMSEFTMKRTDANEWRNTIQMMNLKQLTLSQDSVIKAVNNASAANLNILTPYLKYYIVPVKPGKDLKPTDVKKDKALKPDELDRALSTAYSEAQSVQNSLKTMADRYLEESKNVRRYSIEYQKKFTLSAACLALFLIGAPLGAIIRKGGLGLPLVVSVIFFLLYYIIATIGEKSVKEGNLSPFVGMWMAIFILTPIGVFLSYKAANDSVLFDAEAYKRFFNKVFKRKAATPVQS
- a CDS encoding START-like domain-containing protein, encoding MSDKKKFNLEYEIRSSPRILFSFLSEANGLTQWFADKVSFRDQIYTFTWDDEEQKARLLGMKENKFVRFKWLDDEPQCYFEMEIVQDELTNDVALSITDFATEDAIAERKLIWDNQIDYLVGVLGA